A genomic segment from Colletotrichum higginsianum IMI 349063 chromosome 5, whole genome shotgun sequence encodes:
- a CDS encoding N2,N2-dimethylguanosine tRNA methyltransferase, with the protein MESRSLHSKPSEETLVSLLQLDPSPIETPDTDAEKDLPPLPWDTLENKIDSPISTSSRPGLSGSGHSAVFYLTRIQKFSSYLIPVFVSLHVANTSIIPLIARSVPASETYLLLSREIYQTTLTEPLLVALPIVAHVASGIALRLVRRSQNLKRYGGNTPGMYALYRAQTGKTSRSLMSNSTNSAGRIWPSVSYISISGYVFAALLAVHVGVNRILPLQIEGDSSNIGLAFVSHGFARQPFVSWLAYTGLLTVGCGHMVWGAARWMGMAPTAMGWSGSGASVVDKKVRKRRRRSWWALHGVAAAAAGIWAAGGLGIVARGGLTEGWVGKLYDDLFSRIPLC; encoded by the exons ATGGAGTCTAGATCCCTCCACTCGAAGCCGTCGGAGGAGACGCTCGTATCGCTTCTGCAACTAGATCCGTCGCCCATCGAGACACccgacaccgacgccgagaaaGACCTTCCTCCTTTACCTTGGGATACACTCGAGAACAAAATTGACTCACCCATATCCACCTCTTCCCGCCCTGGGTTAAGTGGGAGCGGTCATAGTGCCGTCTTTTACC TTACACGCATCCAAAAGTTTTCTTCGTACCTGATACCTGTGTTTGTGTCACTTCATGTTGCCAACACTTCGATAATACCCCTAATTGCTCGCTCCGTTCCGGCTTCTGAAACGTATCTGTTGTTGTCCCGGGAGATATACCAAACAACGCTCACAGAACCGCTTCTCGTGGCACTACCGATCGTCGCACACGTCGCCTCCGGCATCGCGCTCCGTCTCGTTCGCCGGTCGCAAAACCTCAAACGATATGGCGGCAATACACCAGGCATGTACGCGCTGTATCGCGCTCAGACTGGCAAAACCTCTCGGTCCTTGATGTCCAACAGCACGAACTCGGCCGGTCGTATTTGGCCATCCGTCAGTTACATCTCCATTTCTGGCTACGTCTTCGCAGCACTCCTCGCTGTCCACGTGGGCGTAAACCGCATACTTCCCCTCCAGATTGAGGGAGACAGCTCAAATATTGGCCTGGCGTTCGTCTCTCACGGGTTTGCTCGGCAACCGTTTGTGTCATGGCTCGCATACACTGGTCTGCTGACGGTTGGATGCGGACATATGGTCTGGGGCGCAGCTAGGTGGATGGGTATGGCACCAACAGCCATGGGGTGGAGTGGCAGCGGTGCCAGTGTGGTCGACAAGAAGGTTCGGAAGCGCAGGAGGAGATCGTGGTGGGCACTGCACGGTGTGGCCGCGGCAGCGGCTGGCATTTGGGCAGCTGGTGGCCTCGGCATTGTGGCAAGAGGAGGTCTGACGGAGGGTTGGGTTGGAAAACTCTATGATGATCTCTTTAGTAGGATCCCCCTTTGTTGA
- a CDS encoding Fungal specific transcription factor domain-containing protein, with translation MESDPRSAGPDDQGLRRARPCSSNGVGQKPKEQRHRVLISLQYEKKIDLIEERLSNIEDLLRSLTNNPQSVGDATWDASRVRHATPSASTVGDVSILTHDGADSDSAFEGELSLTAHTMFASDFIENAVQRTSLQDVAPNMHAALSALRQIVSMQSRTSSNREFRFRTQQSLPPGGLADLPMPPMNAVVALLKHMKVSPPSIFSLACSFLDVDDLAELCRRVYFCTDNFADTTFIIVNGALFYLFMEQAYLAPDGTSREEFESYQHMCRNNLETALACLPLMLPAKVESIEALLIAAVYSVDVSNASLAWLFTSTAASLCQTLGYHRVSQARSDSAGPRDIKTLLFWHVYMLDKTLSLRTGRASVIQDWDVTLPRRVDNTMVADPWGAIITIWIKQSEIQQRVYEQLYSPLALNQSQEERIETVRRLESEQKTIMAAASQVREQALFGLKALNASSILDIHLRGDELTFHSTMTLIYRALPAPEGSPTRFTQECIDTARFSMQLHLECMQKIAEEGRHLKAVYIHCPDRAEIRAILLTPFTPFFVLFCHVIDTSSASDLKRLNEFVGSLRPACALSEPVERLHQLCSMLCNVATLYVEGKSQQSEERDPVNDEFDVYLSALGFPPTECPAQGMDTGEMSQPTLQTAQLGNWFSGSQYMMGLLEEDLSQFN, from the exons ATGGAGTCAGATCCCCGGTCCGCGGGCCCCGATGATCAGGGCCTTCGTCGAGCT CGCCCCTGCAGCTCCAATGGCGTTGGTCAAAAGCCAAAAGAGCAAAGACATCGAGTGCTCATATCACTTCAATA CGAGAAGAAGATTGACTTGATCGAGGAACGACTTTCCAACATTGAAGACCTGCTACGGAGCCTCACAAACAACCCCCAGAGCGTGGGCGACGCTACGTGGGACGCCAGCAGGGTCAGACACGCAAcgccctcggcatcgacTGTCGGGGATGTCTCCATTTTGACCCACGACGGCGCAGATTCGGATTCCGCGTTCGAAGGCGAACTCTCACTCACCGCCCATACCATGTTTGCCAGCGACTTCATCGAGAATGCCGTACAGAGGACTTCGCTCCAAGACGTCGCGCCCAACATGCACGCCGCACTCTCCGCTCTCCGTCAGATCGTCTCTATGCAGTCCAGGACTTCCTCCAATCGGGAGTTCCGTTTCCGCACCCAACAATCGCTACCGCCCGGGGGCCTGGCTGACCTGCCTATGCCACCTATGAATGCCGTCGTAGCTCTTCTCAAACACATGAAAG TCTCGCCCCCTAGCATCTTCTCTCTCGCGTGCTCGTTTCTAGATGTTGATGATCTAGCTGAGCTCTGCCGAAGAGTCTATTTTTGCACCGACAACTTTGCCGACACAACGTTCATCATCGTGAACGGCGCGCTCTTCTATCTCTTCATGGAGCAAGCATACCTCGCACCCGACGGAACATCCCGGGAAGAATTTGAAAGCTATCAACACATGTGCCGGAATAACCTGGAAACGGCTCTAGCTTGCTTGCCACTCATGCTACCCGCCAAGGTCGAGAGCATCGAAGCTTTGCTCATAGCC GCCGTGTACTCTGTAGACGTTTCGAATGCATCCCTAGCATGGCTCTTCACCTCTACTGCTGCTAGTTTGTGCCAGACACTCGGCTACCACCGCGTTTCGCAGGCTAGGAGCGATAGTGCCGGACCCAGAGACATCAAGACGCTGTTGTTCTGGCACGTTTACATGCTTGACAAGACTCTCTCGCTCAGGACCGGCAGGGCATCTGTCATTCAGGATTGGGATGTCACCTTGCCCAGGAGAGTTGACAACACAATGGTCGCAGATCCTTGGGGGGCCATTATTACAATCTGGATCAAGCAATCCGAGATTCAACAACGGGTGTACGAGCAATT GTATAGCCCGCTTGCCCTCAACCAATCTCAAGAAGAACGGATCGAGACAGTCAGACGTTTGGAAAGCGAACAGAAGaccatcatggccgccgcATCCCAGGTGCGGGAGCAAGCCCTCTTTGGTCTTAAAGCTTTGAACGCCTCTTCCATATTGGACATACATCTTAGGGGCGATGAACTGACCTTCCATTCGACCATGACGTTGATTTACAGAGCATTACCGGCACCAGAGGGCTCACCGACCCGGTTTACACAAGAGTGTATCGACACAGCACGGTTCTCTATGCAGTTGCATCTTGAATGCATGCAGAAAATCGCCGAAGAGGGGCGGCACCTCAAGGCAGTATATATTCATTG TCCTGACCGAGCTGAAATTAGGGCTATTCTGCTCACCCCATTCACgcccttcttcgtcctcttctgTCATGTCATTGACACATCGAGTGCCAGTGATCTCAAGCGACTGAACGAGTTTGTTGGCTCTCTCCGGCCCGCCTGCGCACTTTCAGAACCTGTTGAGAGGCTACACCAGCTTTGTTCAATGCTGTGCAACGTGGCGACGCTGTACGTGGAAGGCAAATCCCAGCAGTCGGAAGAACGCGATCCGGTCAACGATGAGTTTGACGTATACTTGAGTGCGCTGGGGTTCCCGCCAACGGAATGCCCTGCTCAGGGTATGGATACAGGCGAAATGTCTCAGCCCACCTTGCAGACTGCTCAACTGGGCAACTGGTTTTCAGGCAGCCAGTATATGATGGGGTTACTAGAAGAGGATCTGTCTCAGTTCAACTAG
- a CDS encoding C2H2 finger domain-containing protein, producing MPPRHQTLPPAQTAAAREALQSFYCSLCSKGYSRMNDYEAHLSSYDHSHKQRLKDMKAMVRDPNAGARARKAEAKADGLVSIKLASNEQPQQAAAAGGFKKGGFKKSGFKSAFASVDAPAIPAPDAPKSKIGQALEADRLANARERDAHAESDTEDEGYQVYDPRHPTD from the exons ATGCCACCT CGACACCAAACACTGCCCCCGGCACAGACCGCTGCTGCCCGCGAAGCTCTGCAATCTTTCTACTGCAGCCTCTGCTCCAAGGGCTACTCCCGTATGAACGACTATGAGGCCCACCTTAGCAGCTACGACCACAGCCACAAGCAGCGCCTGAAGGATATGAAAGCCATGGTCCGTGATCCAAACGCAGGCGCCCGAGCCCGGAAAGctgaggccaaggccgacggACTTGTCAGCATTAAGCTCGCTTCCAACGAACAGCCACAGCaggccgccgctgcgggTGGTTTCAAAAAAGGTGGCTTCAAGAAATCAGGCTTTAAGTCGGCATTTGCCTCGGTCGACGCCCCTGCTATACCCGCGCCGGATGCGCCGAAATCAAAAATTGGCCAAGCACTGGAGGCAGACAGGCTTGCGAATGCACGTGAACGGGATGCTCATGCTGAAAGCGATACGGAAGATGAGGGCTACCAAGTCTATGACCCACGACATCCGACCGACTGA
- a CDS encoding CFEM domain-containing protein, with translation MKSSFLAILAAAAGLAIADSLDVPDCAKSCVNDDIQKSGCAQDKIKDCYCQKANVNSLVNCVSGACKDQNDLIKAAQAAQKACPQLNGGVFPGQGNNGNGN, from the coding sequence ATGAAGAGCTCATttctcgccatcctcgccgctgccgccggcctcgctATTGCCGACAGTCTCGATGTGCCCGACTGCGCCAAGAGCTGCGTCAACGATGACATCCAGAAGAGTGGCTGCGCCCAGGACAAGATCAAGGACTGCTATTGCCAAAAGGCTAATGTCAACTCACTGGTCAATTGTGTCTCCGGGGCGTGCAAAGATCAAAACGACCTGATCAAAGCAGCTCAGGCGGCCCAGAAGGCTTGCCCTCAGctcaacggcggcgtcttTCCTGGCCAAGGAAATAATGGCAACGGCAATTAG